One Rhodoferax ferrireducens T118 DNA segment encodes these proteins:
- a CDS encoding MlaC/ttg2D family ABC transporter substrate-binding protein — protein MRRQLWVRLFAVFVLATSNLLAVPARAQDQTADAFIKHLSSEMLNSIKTDPASRVGNVPAIIALVDAKLMPNVNFKRMTSSAAGPTWRQMTPEQQKRLQEEFKILLVRTYAGALSQIDDVTVAVKPLRAAPDDKELVVRTDVKGRGDPIQLDYRLEKTPGEGSSWKIYNLNIMGVWLVETYRSQFAQEINAKGVDGLIAALADRNKSNAKKG, from the coding sequence GTGCGTCGTCAGTTATGGGTTCGTCTGTTCGCAGTTTTCGTCCTGGCAACAAGCAATCTGCTGGCGGTGCCGGCGCGTGCCCAGGATCAGACTGCGGATGCCTTCATCAAGCACCTGTCCTCCGAGATGCTCAACAGCATCAAGACTGACCCTGCAAGTCGGGTTGGCAATGTGCCCGCCATCATCGCGTTGGTGGACGCCAAGCTCATGCCCAACGTGAATTTCAAACGCATGACCTCTTCCGCCGCGGGGCCGACCTGGCGGCAAATGACGCCCGAACAGCAAAAGCGCCTGCAGGAAGAGTTCAAGATCTTGCTGGTACGCACTTACGCCGGTGCTTTGTCCCAGATCGATGATGTGACCGTTGCTGTGAAGCCTTTACGCGCGGCCCCGGATGACAAGGAATTGGTAGTGCGTACCGATGTCAAAGGTCGTGGCGACCCGATTCAGTTGGACTACAGGCTGGAAAAAACACCTGGTGAGGGCAGTAGCTGGAAAATCTACAACCTGAACATCATGGGTGTCTGGCTGGTGGAAACCTACCGCAGCCAGTTCGCGCAAGAAATTAACGCCAAGGGTGTTGATGGCTTGATCGCCGCCCTGGCGGATCGCAACAAGTCCAATGCGAAAAAGGGTTGA
- a CDS encoding DUF2905 family protein has protein sequence MLRWLVVVFLALLLLNGLMPWLQKLGFGKLPGDFSFRLFGRDWFIPLSTTLVLSLLATWVSKIL, from the coding sequence ATGTTGCGCTGGCTCGTCGTCGTTTTTCTCGCCTTGCTGCTGCTCAACGGGCTCATGCCCTGGCTGCAGAAACTGGGCTTTGGCAAGCTGCCCGGCGACTTCTCATTCCGGCTGTTCGGTCGTGACTGGTTCATTCCGCTGAGCACGACGCTTGTGCTCAGTCTGCTGGCCACCTGGGTGTCAAAGATCCTTTAG
- a CDS encoding class I SAM-dependent methyltransferase, with the protein MTIPYSLTSALGAHIGQTITHHGGWIGFDEFMALALYTPGLGYYANNSAKFGALPYARQAGVTVAGSDFVTAPEMTPLFGQTLAAQVAQALQVTQTHEVWEFGAGSGALALQVLEALAAQGQALTRYSIVDLSGSLRERQQATLEKFGDTVQWVNELPDTLQGVVIGNEVLDAMPVKLLARVKGVWFERGVALGAASELIWQDRPTDLRPPLAIDGEHDYLTEIHPQGESFIRTLADKLSAGAAFFIDYGFPEHEYYHAQRHMGTVMCHRSHQSDTDPLTDVGLKDITAHVNFTGIALACQMEDWGVLGYCTQARFLINCGLVSRMENATLQERVRAQKLIMEHEMGELFKVIGFYKGEPWQALGFSEGDRTHTL; encoded by the coding sequence ATGACAATACCCTACAGTTTAACGAGCGCCCTGGGCGCCCACATTGGCCAAACCATCACTCACCATGGCGGCTGGATTGGCTTTGATGAATTCATGGCCCTGGCGCTGTACACGCCGGGTCTGGGCTATTACGCCAACAACAGCGCCAAATTTGGCGCCCTGCCCTATGCCAGACAAGCGGGCGTGACCGTGGCGGGCAGCGACTTCGTCACCGCGCCCGAGATGACGCCGCTGTTTGGCCAGACCCTGGCGGCCCAGGTGGCGCAGGCCTTGCAGGTGACGCAGACGCACGAGGTGTGGGAGTTTGGCGCCGGCTCGGGTGCGCTGGCCTTGCAGGTGCTGGAGGCGCTGGCAGCGCAGGGGCAGGCTTTGACGCGCTACAGCATTGTTGATTTGTCCGGCAGCCTGCGCGAGCGCCAGCAAGCCACACTGGAAAAATTCGGCGACACCGTGCAATGGGTGAATGAACTGCCCGACACGCTGCAAGGCGTGGTGATCGGCAATGAAGTGCTGGACGCCATGCCGGTCAAGTTGCTGGCCCGGGTCAAGGGCGTCTGGTTTGAGCGCGGCGTGGCACTCGGTGCGGCTTCAGAATTGATCTGGCAGGATCGCCCGACTGATTTACGCCCACCGCTGGCCATTGATGGCGAGCACGACTACCTGACCGAAATCCACCCCCAGGGCGAGTCGTTCATCCGCACCCTGGCCGACAAGCTGAGCGCCGGCGCGGCTTTCTTCATCGACTACGGCTTTCCCGAGCACGAGTACTACCATGCGCAGCGCCACATGGGCACCGTGATGTGCCACCGCAGCCACCAGTCCGATACCGACCCGCTGACCGACGTGGGCCTGAAGGACATCACCGCGCATGTCAATTTCACCGGTATCGCGCTGGCCTGCCAGATGGAGGATTGGGGCGTGCTGGGCTATTGCACGCAGGCGCGGTTCTTGATCAACTGTGGTCTGGTGAGCAGGATGGAAAACGCCACTTTGCAGGAACGGGTGCGGGCGCAAAAACTGATCATGGAGCATGAGATGGGCGAGCTGTTCAAGGTCATCGGTTTTTACAAGGGCGAGCCGTGGCAGGCCTTGGGCTTTTCCGAAGGTGACCGCACGCACACGCTGTAG
- a CDS encoding SDR family oxidoreductase, which translates to MSAPPSTRTVLVTGAAKRLGREIALALAKDGWQVAVHYRDSLEDARKTVADCADLAGASALFRANLTNEAAVRHLLPQVIAQFGRVDAIVNSASTFEHDSAASFSFAAMDKHMRSNAGAAIILSEALHAHVVGRDGPASAQARRPLGVVVNLLDQKLWNQNPDFFSYTLSKAALEAANTMLALALAPHLRVVGVAPGLTLTSHLLNHDKFEALHQLSPLGRSSTAADVAATVKFAIDNQSITGTTLLVDGGQHLMKFERDFSML; encoded by the coding sequence ATGTCTGCCCCCCCCTCAACCCGCACGGTCCTGGTCACCGGCGCTGCCAAACGCCTGGGGCGTGAAATCGCGCTCGCGCTGGCCAAAGACGGCTGGCAGGTGGCGGTGCATTATCGGGACTCGCTTGAAGATGCTAGAAAAACAGTAGCTGACTGCGCAGATTTGGCGGGGGCTAGCGCCTTATTCCGTGCAAATTTGACGAACGAGGCAGCGGTGCGTCATTTGCTGCCGCAGGTGATTGCCCAGTTCGGCCGGGTTGACGCCATCGTCAACAGCGCCTCCACCTTCGAGCATGACAGCGCCGCCAGTTTCAGCTTTGCGGCGATGGACAAGCACATGCGCAGCAATGCCGGGGCCGCCATTATTCTGAGTGAAGCGCTGCACGCCCACGTGGTGGGGCGCGACGGCCCGGCCAGCGCGCAGGCCCGCCGCCCGCTGGGTGTGGTGGTCAACCTGCTGGACCAGAAGTTGTGGAACCAGAACCCGGATTTTTTCAGCTACACACTGTCCAAAGCCGCACTGGAGGCGGCCAACACCATGCTGGCGCTGGCGCTGGCGCCACACCTGCGTGTGGTCGGCGTGGCGCCGGGCCTGACGCTGACCAGCCACTTGCTGAACCACGACAAGTTTGAAGCGCTGCACCAGCTCTCGCCGCTGGGCCGCTCGTCGACGGCGGCGGATGTGGCGGCAACCGTCAAATTTGCCATCGACAACCAGTCCATCACCGGCACCACGCTGCTGGTGGATGGCGGCCAGCACCTGATGAAATTCGAACGCGATTTTTCCATGCTGTGA
- a CDS encoding dihydroneopterin aldolase — MMNSPTSGHSLGQQTLTLTGLRFDANLGILEAERTAPQPIQVDAELSLGAQPLLPHDDEITHVLDYRKVRKIIIDECTAEHVNLLETLIGKLANRLMQLPGVLGVRVKIAKLEIFDDCEVAIRMETGQWS; from the coding sequence ATGATGAATTCCCCCACCAGCGGCCACAGCCTGGGTCAGCAGACCCTGACCCTCACCGGCTTGCGTTTTGATGCCAACCTGGGCATTCTGGAAGCTGAAAGAACCGCGCCACAGCCGATTCAGGTTGATGCCGAACTGAGCCTGGGCGCGCAGCCGCTGCTGCCCCACGATGACGAGATCACCCATGTGCTGGACTACCGCAAGGTGCGCAAAATCATCATTGACGAATGCACCGCCGAGCACGTCAACCTGCTCGAAACCCTGATTGGCAAGCTGGCCAACCGCCTGATGCAACTGCCCGGCGTGCTGGGCGTGCGGGTGAAGATTGCCAAGCTGGAGATATTTGACGACTGTGAAGTGGCGATTCGCATGGAAACCGGACAGTGGTCGTAA
- the ttcA gene encoding tRNA 2-thiocytidine(32) synthetase TtcA, which translates to MNAVWTDNDTQAEDLSPQGRVASQLVRLKSDLQAFADATASAPATREPKIERETHKLEKRLCRQVGQAIMDFNMIEEGDRVMVCVSGGKDSYGLLDILLKMQQRAPINFEIVAVNLDQKQPGFPAHILPEYLAKLGIEFHIETQDTYSIVKKVIPEGKTMCSLCSRLRRGILYRVADELKITKIALGHHRDDMLQTFFLNMFFGGKLKGMPPKLVSDDGGHIVIRPLANVAEKDLTRWAAHRQFPIIPCSLCGSQENLQRQLIGQMLRDWEKQYPGRTETMFTALQNVVPSHLMDATRYDFKGLKITGVPDADGDRVFDEETFPMAKLAGVQVLGSSC; encoded by the coding sequence ATGAATGCAGTCTGGACAGACAACGATACGCAAGCCGAAGATTTGAGCCCGCAAGGCCGCGTTGCAAGCCAACTGGTCAGGCTGAAGTCTGACCTGCAAGCCTTTGCTGACGCGACGGCGAGTGCCCCGGCAACGCGCGAACCCAAAATCGAGCGTGAAACCCACAAGCTTGAAAAGCGCCTGTGCCGCCAGGTCGGCCAGGCCATCATGGACTTCAACATGATTGAAGAGGGCGACCGCGTGATGGTCTGCGTCTCGGGCGGCAAGGACAGTTATGGGCTGCTGGACATCTTGCTCAAAATGCAGCAGCGCGCGCCGATCAACTTTGAGATCGTGGCCGTCAACCTGGACCAGAAGCAGCCCGGCTTTCCGGCCCACATCCTGCCCGAGTACCTGGCCAAACTCGGCATCGAGTTTCACATTGAAACCCAGGACACCTACAGCATCGTCAAAAAAGTCATCCCCGAGGGCAAAACCATGTGCAGCCTGTGCAGCCGCCTGCGCCGGGGCATTTTGTACCGGGTGGCCGACGAGCTCAAGATCACCAAAATCGCGCTCGGCCACCACCGCGACGACATGCTGCAAACCTTCTTCCTGAACATGTTCTTCGGTGGCAAACTCAAGGGCATGCCGCCCAAGCTGGTGAGCGACGACGGCGGCCACATCGTGATCCGTCCGCTGGCCAATGTGGCCGAAAAAGACCTGACGCGCTGGGCCGCGCACCGCCAGTTCCCGATCATCCCGTGCAGCTTGTGCGGCAGCCAGGAAAACCTGCAGCGCCAGCTCATCGGCCAGATGCTGCGCGACTGGGAAAAACAGTACCCGGGTCGCACCGAGACCATGTTCACCGCGCTGCAAAACGTGGTGCCCTCGCACCTGATGGACGCCACGCGCTACGACTTCAAGGGCCTCAAAATCACCGGTGTGCCGGACGCCGATGGCGACCGGGTGTTCGATGAAGAAACGTTCCCGATGGCCAAGCTGGCCGGTGTGCAGGTGCTGGGTTCGTCCTGCTGA
- a CDS encoding histidine phosphatase family protein encodes MHATRIIAIRHGETAWNVDTRIQGQLDIELNAKGRWQVHRLAKALAREPISAIYSSHLRRAHDTARAISSATGRTLQTHAGLRERGFGVFEGKTFAELEAVWPEQALRWRKRDPLWAPEGGESLTDLRERITRTASELAARHVGEQIVLVAHGGVMDVLYRAATGQELQAPRTWDLGNAAINRLLWTPGGFTLVGWSDTRHLDDDALDETSA; translated from the coding sequence ATGCACGCCACCCGCATCATTGCCATTCGCCACGGCGAAACTGCCTGGAATGTCGATACCCGCATCCAGGGGCAGCTCGACATCGAACTCAACGCCAAAGGCCGCTGGCAAGTCCACCGCCTGGCCAAGGCCCTGGCGCGTGAGCCCATCAGTGCCATCTATTCCAGTCATCTGCGGCGCGCCCATGACACCGCACGCGCCATTTCCAGTGCGACCGGCCGCACGCTGCAGACCCACGCCGGCTTGCGCGAACGCGGTTTTGGCGTGTTTGAGGGCAAGACCTTTGCCGAGCTTGAAGCCGTCTGGCCCGAGCAGGCGCTGCGTTGGCGCAAACGCGATCCGCTGTGGGCGCCCGAAGGAGGCGAGTCGCTGACCGACTTGCGCGAACGCATCACGCGCACCGCTTCCGAATTGGCGGCGCGCCACGTGGGGGAGCAGATTGTGCTGGTCGCGCACGGCGGCGTGATGGACGTGCTGTACCGCGCCGCCACCGGGCAAGAGTTGCAGGCGCCGCGCACCTGGGACCTGGGCAACGCCGCCATCAACCGCCTGCTGTGGACGCCGGGCGGCTTCACGCTGGTGGGCTGGTCCGACACGCGCCATCTGGACGACGATGCGCTCGATGAGACGAGCGCCTGA
- a CDS encoding lysoplasmalogenase — MSLRSPTPITERNGRLELLLIALAVLSTATRVLDLTTLHFVFKPLTMLVAIALVAARSYSTGAVARFDSYLLAALAASLAGDVFLMLPGNYFIPGLASFLVAHLFYIALFRQGVPWFPSRRALAGTLGIGAAMYAWVWGGLADPVLRVAVAAYVSVIALMVAQAIGRAATVRDTAAKAVGLGACVFMLSDALIAVNRFVQPLPLVSLWVLASYYTAQILIVHNARPVAPAAPATLA, encoded by the coding sequence ATGAGCCTGCGTTCTCCAACACCCATCACCGAGCGCAACGGTCGACTTGAGCTGTTGCTGATCGCGCTTGCGGTCCTGTCCACCGCGACACGCGTGCTGGACCTGACAACGCTGCACTTTGTCTTCAAACCGCTGACGATGCTGGTAGCTATTGCTTTGGTAGCGGCTCGTTCTTATTCGACGGGGGCTGTAGCCAGATTTGATTCATATTTGTTGGCCGCGCTAGCAGCCTCGCTGGCGGGCGATGTGTTTCTGATGTTGCCCGGCAACTACTTCATCCCGGGCCTGGCCTCCTTTCTGGTGGCTCATCTTTTCTACATCGCCTTGTTCCGTCAGGGTGTGCCCTGGTTTCCCAGCCGCCGCGCCTTGGCTGGCACGCTGGGTATCGGTGCCGCCATGTACGCCTGGGTCTGGGGCGGGCTGGCCGACCCGGTCTTGAGAGTCGCCGTGGCGGCCTACGTCAGCGTGATTGCACTGATGGTGGCGCAGGCCATCGGTCGTGCGGCGACGGTGCGTGATACAGCCGCCAAGGCCGTGGGCCTGGGCGCCTGCGTCTTCATGCTCAGCGACGCGCTGATCGCCGTCAACCGCTTTGTGCAGCCGCTGCCGCTGGTGTCTTTATGGGTGCTGGCGAGCTACTACACGGCGCAGATTCTGATCGTGCACAACGCCCGGCCGGTTGCCCCGGCGGCTCCCGCTACACTTGCCTGA
- the thrH gene encoding bifunctional phosphoserine phosphatase/homoserine phosphotransferase ThrH, translated as MQLVCLDLEGVLVPEIWIEFASRTGIPALSRTTRDEPDYDKLMKYRLDLLKTHKLGLPDIQKVISDMGPMAGARDFLDALRRDYQVIILSDTFYEFAMPLMAQLNMPVLFCHKLEADANGFLVNYHLRMPNQKKEAVQRFRELQFKVIAAGDSYNDTAMLAAANAGILFHPPQNVIDEFPQFPVTLNYTELRSEIDKAAKR; from the coding sequence GTGCAGCTCGTTTGTCTTGACCTTGAAGGTGTCCTCGTCCCCGAAATCTGGATCGAGTTTGCCAGTCGCACCGGCATCCCGGCGCTCTCGCGCACCACGCGCGACGAACCCGACTACGACAAGCTGATGAAATATCGGCTCGACTTGCTCAAGACCCACAAGCTCGGCCTGCCCGATATTCAAAAGGTGATCTCGGACATGGGGCCGATGGCCGGTGCCCGCGACTTTCTGGACGCGTTGCGGCGCGACTACCAGGTCATCATTCTGTCTGACACTTTTTATGAATTTGCCATGCCTCTGATGGCGCAACTGAACATGCCGGTGCTGTTCTGCCACAAGCTGGAGGCCGACGCCAACGGCTTTCTGGTGAACTACCACCTGCGCATGCCAAACCAGAAAAAAGAAGCGGTGCAGCGTTTTCGGGAGCTGCAATTCAAGGTGATTGCAGCCGGGGACTCCTACAACGACACCGCGATGCTGGCTGCGGCCAACGCCGGCATCCTGTTTCACCCACCGCAAAACGTGATCGACGAGTTTCCCCAGTTTCCGGTTACGCTCAATTACACCGAACTGCGTTCTGAGATCGACAAGGCAGCCAAGCGCTAA
- the ruvB gene encoding Holliday junction branch migration DNA helicase RuvB, giving the protein MSIQTDDFAAPPPKRILSGAPASPNEEAVERALRPKLLDEYVGQAKVREQLEIFISAARMRDEALDHVLLFGPPGLGKTTLSHIIAHELGVNLRQTSGPVLEKPKDLAALLTNLEKNDVLFIDEIHRLSPVVEEILYPALEDYKIDIMIGEGPAARSIKLDLQPFTLIGATTRAGMLTNPLRDRFGIVARLEFYSPEELASIVRRSAGLLKVPTDEKGGFEIARRSRGTPRIANRLLRRVRDYADVKGAGEITLDIAHRALVMLDVDPQGFDLMDRKLLEAVIHRFDGGPVGLDNIAASIGEERETIEDVIEPYLIQQGYLQRTPRGRIATLAAYKHLGVTPPAAQSGGDMFGAMRPE; this is encoded by the coding sequence CGCCCCGCCGCCCAAACGCATCCTGTCGGGCGCGCCCGCCTCTCCCAACGAGGAGGCAGTTGAGCGCGCCTTGCGGCCCAAGCTGCTCGATGAGTATGTCGGGCAGGCCAAGGTGCGCGAGCAGCTTGAAATATTTATCAGTGCCGCCAGGATGCGCGACGAGGCGCTCGACCATGTGCTGTTGTTTGGCCCCCCCGGCCTGGGCAAAACAACGTTAAGTCACATCATTGCACACGAACTCGGCGTCAACTTGCGCCAAACCAGCGGCCCGGTGCTGGAAAAACCGAAGGATCTGGCGGCGCTGCTGACCAATCTGGAAAAGAATGATGTGCTGTTCATCGACGAGATTCACCGCCTGAGCCCGGTGGTGGAAGAAATCTTGTACCCCGCGCTGGAAGACTACAAGATTGACATCATGATCGGCGAAGGCCCGGCGGCGCGCTCGATCAAGCTCGACCTGCAACCCTTCACCCTGATCGGTGCCACCACCCGCGCCGGCATGCTGACCAACCCGCTGCGTGACCGTTTTGGCATTGTGGCGCGGCTGGAGTTCTACTCCCCCGAAGAACTGGCGAGCATTGTCAGGCGCAGTGCCGGCCTGCTCAAGGTGCCGACCGATGAAAAGGGAGGCTTTGAGATTGCCCGGCGTTCCCGTGGCACGCCGCGCATTGCCAACCGCCTGCTGCGCCGGGTGCGCGATTACGCCGATGTGAAAGGTGCGGGCGAGATCACGCTCGATATTGCCCACCGCGCCCTGGTCATGCTCGACGTGGATCCACAAGGCTTTGACCTGATGGACCGCAAGCTGCTGGAAGCGGTGATCCACCGCTTTGACGGCGGCCCGGTTGGCCTGGACAACATTGCCGCCAGCATTGGCGAAGAGCGGGAAACGATTGAAGACGTGATTGAGCCCTACCTGATCCAGCAAGGTTACCTGCAGCGCACGCCGCGCGGGCGTATTGCCACGCTGGCGGCGTACAAACACCTGGGCGTTACGCCGCCTGCGGCGCAGAGCGGTGGCGACATGTTTGGCGCCATGCGGCCAGAGTAG